A window of Limosilactobacillus reuteri genomic DNA:
AATAATTGAAAAATAGTTACTACGCAAACCTTAAGCAGCTTCTTATAATCTTGCTTCATTCGGAGACTCTCTTGGTAAAAAGTATCCACTTTTTCATTTAGGACAACTTTCATGTGCTCATATCGGTTAGCCTTCATAAAAATAGCAGCTGGTTTGATAACGAGGTTCATTAGTTTTTTAGTAAAACTATACCAGTACATTACCATCAATAATCCGACAATTACTGCTAGGTGAATTAAAAAGCCAAATATTACTAATAATGAAAGAGCATGGAGTTTTTCCGTAATAAAATGAAAACCAATTAACAAACTAATCAAGAAGTTAACAACAATCATTGCTTGAAATACAACAAACTTCATTAAAAGAACTGAACTTGCCAATCCTCCATCAACACCTGATTGAATCATTGCCACTAATTGCGCTGGTTGTCCCCCTGTCGAGAACGGAGTAATTCCATTAAATAGTTGTTCAATTAATGGTAATCGTAACGCATCCTTCCAGGTAAAACCATCGTGACGATCATTCATAAATATCTTTACGACAACCGCCTCCAAGCCTAAATATAAACAAATACAGCCAAGTGCAACGAGCATCCATCCCCAATTAATGGCAGAAACATCCTGTAACAATAGGTGGATGTTTGAGTTACGTAATGAGTAGCCGAGAATTCCAATTCCAATAATTAGCATTATACTTAATACTAACCAATTTCGTCTGCTCACTAAGCATCCCCCTTTCGCGCTTGCTCCTGATAAAACTTAGTCCAAACATCTGCCAAATGTTCTTTTGAGTACTCCTTAGCAGCTCGCTGGGCCTGATTTTGCCAATGTGCCAGTCGTGCAGGATCATTGCGTAATAATGTCAACTTCATTTGCATCTCATTGACATCTTTAGCAGGCTCGTAATCCCCTTCAATAATAGAATGATAAAGGTCAAGATCGCGCAACATTACTGGTGTCCCGCAGCTAAAAGCTTCTAAGACAGACATTGGGAACAGTTCATTATATGAAGGTAAAAGAAATAGGTCAGCAAGATTGTTCAGTTCAGCAATCTTATCCCGCGAAACGATTCCTGTAAAATGTAAATTAGCTAGTGGATTATCTACTACCTTTTTTAATTCACTATAGCCATCAGTTAAACGACCAAAAGAAAATCCGCCAGCCCAAAAAAACTCAACATCCGGATTTTGGCGAGCAAGACGAATAAAGTCGGGAACCCCTTTTCGTTCTTGAACTTGGCCGCTTCCTAATACCACAAATTTATCGGCAGCAATCCCATTTTTTTTTCGGAGAGCAGTCCGCTTAACGGCCGAATATGGATGGAAACGATCATTATCAACAAAGTTAGGAATATAGGCAATCTTTTTTTCAGGAATCCCGTATGCTACTAACTGCTTGATAAAAGATGGATTTACAACTACTAACTGATCCATGCGTTTATAAAAGGCAATAATATAATGATAAAAAAGCCCGCGAAACGGTTGCGGGATTGTAAGACTTCCTTCTAACGTCTCAGGAAGAAAATGCACATAGCCGATCTTTCGACCCCGCTTTTTTGAAAAAGTTGACAAGTAAAAAAGAGGGTCGATTGTATGATAATGACTGATCTGACTCTTCCCATAACGGTTGATTTCAATTTCAAATTTGTCACTGCATTGGTTGCGCAACAAGTTAATTAATTCAAGATAGGCGCTTCCTACTCCTTGTCCCGCAACCTTATCTGCAGATGAAAACATTGTTATTTTAATCATCATTAGCTCCTTGGGCGGTGAAAAAGACGATGCGATTTTTCAGCTTGGTTAAGTTCATCATGGACAGCCATATCTCTTTGACAATCCTCGTAGAACTGAACAACCTTTTCAACAAAGACTTCTGCTGAAATTTCATGTAGCTTTTGTTGCCGTCTCAACCTTGATTCTGAGTTTTTTGGTTGGTTAAGGTAAAACAAGACACCATTAACCAAGTCAGCCCGTTTTTGAAAACTAATACCAATCGCTGGATCATCAATCAATTGGTCAGTATATTCACTACGCATAACTACGATTGGCAAATCCGAGGCAAGGGCTTCATCATAAGTCAGTCCTTGTGATTCAGAATCAGAGGCTGAAACAAAAACATCTGCCATCTGGTAATAATGGTAAACTTCATCATTTGAAATCTCACCAGCAAAACTAATATTGTCATTAAGCTGCATTTCACGAACTTGACGCTCCAAAGTATGTCTTGCGGGACCATCCCCAACAATCAGCAACTGTGCATCAGGCTTGTGAGCAAGAATATCTGGCATTGCTTCTATTAATGAATGGATATTCTTTTCATATGCTAAACGACTAAGCGAAAGTAAAACTGGGGTCTCTTCACCATAGCCTAGCTTTGCCCTTAAATTAGCTATTTCTTCTGCTGAATCGCGTTTACTATATACTCGTAAATTAATCCCAGTCGGAATAACACGAATTGGTGACTCTACATGATAACTGGTTAAAGTATCCAAAACACGGTCACTTGGAGCAATAATCCCAGAAATATTTTTTAAATAAAGATGAGCAAGCCTGGCAACATCATTTGGCTTAAGAATATGGCCATTCGCAATATAGTGAAGATAATCTTGATACATCGTATGGTAAGTATGGAGACAGGGAATATGCAAATGCTTGGCAACCGTCTTCCCCATAACTCCAAGCGCAAATTCAGTTTGATTATGAACTATATCTAATTGGAACTTTTTAGCAAGTTTGATAGCCCGAAATACGCCGCGCACCGCAATGCGACGATCAGAAAACGAAACAAAGGGAATGCTTGCAAAGCGGTATATCCCATTTTCAACGTCATCATGTTTCGCCTTAGGATCAGTTGTCGTAAAAATATATACATGATGTCCCTGAACAATCAATTCATCACGAAGCGTCTTAATTGAAGTCGCCACGCCACTCACCTGAGGGAAATATGTATCTGTAAAAATACCAATATTCAACCTAACTGCTCCTTTTTCATCATAAGTTTTCTAGATAATAATTAGTCATAACTGCTATTATACTAAAGCATTCACTGAACCGCAAAACAGATTTAGGTTATTTTAAATCTTCCTTCTAATAGTGACAAGACTCAGAAAGGCTGATTAAAATTTCTTTACAAAATCTTTTAATAATGAGAATAAAAAATAACTCTCTTGACGGTGCGAACTATCAAGAAAGTTATTTTCATTTATTAAAGTTTTACCTGCGGAACATACTTTTCCACTAATTTTTGGACCGCCGCGGCAGTTTCAGCATGAATTGCCCGGTGAACTAATGGCTGTAATTTACGCGTATTCAACTGGTTAATTAAAGAGCGAACACGTAAAATCTGACCACTGCTCATCGAAAATTCATCCAGCCCCATTGCCATTAAGAGTGGAACCGCATAAGCATTATTAGCCATCTCTCCGCACATGCCAACCCATTTCCCTTCAGCATGAGCAGCTTCGATCACCTGCCGAACCATCCGTAAAACTGCCGGATGAAGTTCTTGATACAGGTAAGCTACTTGCTGGTTCCCACGATCAACAGCGAATAGATATTGAATAAGGTCATTACTGCCAATGCTAAAAAAGTCAACATACTTCGCAAAATGTTCAGCCATAACCGCAACTGCCGGAATCTCTAACATCATGCCGACTTCAATATTTTTAGCAACTTGAATACCCGCTTGTTCAAGTTTTTCTTTTTCTTCATCAAGAATCGCGCGCGCTGCTTGAAATTCCTCAATCGTTGCAATCATCGGAAACATAATGGCTAACCGTCCATAAACTGATGCACGAAGGAGGGCCCGCAATTGAGGACGCAATATTTCTGGGCGTGCTAACCCGATCCTAATGGCGCGAAAACCCAGGTAAGGATTATCTTCATGAGGGAGAGCAACCATCCCCAGTTTTTTATCCCCACCAATATCAAGCGTTCGGGCGACTACCCGCTGTTCATTCATCGCCGAAACAAATCTTTTGTAAGCATTAAATTGTTGCTCTTCTGTTGGCAATTCATCCTTACTCATATAGAGAAATTCTGTTCTCAAAAGGCCAATTCCCTCGGCACCATCCTCTTGAGCATCAATAACGTCAGCAAAGGTTCCGACGTTGGCTCCCACTTCAAATCGCCGTCCATCAGCACTCACGGTTTGCTTATCTTTTAACGCTCCCCACTTTTGCTGCTCTTGGATAAATTTACCGGCTAACAAGCGGTAATGCTCAACCTCTTCATTCGTTGGATTGACAATCACTTTGCCATGAATCCCATCAACAATCAGTAAATCGCCATCATGAATGATCGCAGTAGCATCCTTGACACCAACGACAGCGGGCAAGGAAAGGGTCTTACTCATAATTGTAAAGTGAGAAGTGCGTCCACCATTAGTTGTAACAACCCCTGCAACATATCGTTTATCAAATTGAGCGGTATCAGTAGGCGTAATATTATTAGCAACAAAGATCGCGCGATGGTCTAAAAGTCCTGGGTCTGGTAAAGGAACATTCAATAGGTGACTCAAGACTCGTTTGGTCACATCACGCAAGGCGGTTGCCCGCGCATATAAATATTCATTATCGTTCTTGCGCTCAAAAATACTTAAATAATAATCTTCAACGCGTTTAACAGCCCACTCGGCGGTATCATGATGGCTATTAATACGGTCAATAATCTTCTTTTGTAAAGTCGGATCGTCTAAAATCGCAATTTGGGTATCAATAATCGTCACTGCCCGTTGACCTAACAGCTCATGGGCACGCTTAGATAAATGCTGAAGTTCGGCCTTGCTTAACGTAAAAGAATCATGAAGCCGGGCGACCTCATGATTCTCATCAGCTGTATGCTGTTTTTTTATAGATAGATCTGACTCTACTAACAGGTGTGCCGGAGCAATCGTAATACCACTACTAGCGGCAAGTCCGGTTAGTAGTATAGACATTAGTCAGTCAATCCTTCTTTCTTCATAGTTTCAGCAACGGTGTCCAAAGCTTCTTTTTCATCGTCACCATTGGCAGTAATAGTAACCTTAGCGTTTTGACCAACACCAAGGGACATTACACCCATGATTGACTTCAAGTTTACACTCTTACCTTCGTATGAAAGAGTAATGTCAGATGAAAACTTTGAAGCAGCTTGTACCAAAATAGTAGCTGGACGAGCATGAATACCAGTTTCTGAAGTAATTGTAAATTCACGTTTTTCCATATTAATCAGTCTCCTTCGAGCAGATATAATTAATTTATTATCAGTAGCTTTACCACTGATACACCTCGATAATTACATTTTAGCAATTGTAAGCGTTAAATACAAGGCTACATCTTACGATTTATCGCTCTCTTAATTGATAAATAACTTTACCGCCTCGCTGCGCTTCGCCTTTAATTTGCGAACGATACGCATACGAGTGAAAAATTGGTTGAAATTGCTGAAAATTCTCAGGGGTAATTACAAAATGATCAATCTTTTTATTTTGCAAGTCATCCAACAATTGCTCAAAATTTTCTTCTGCCATTCAATCACCTCAACATAAAATTTTATTTTCTTATTATACACGAAATTACTTTCATCTTTCTATTTTAGCATTCATGGCTAAAGAGTGCTAAAATCAAAGTAAGCTGTTTTCGGCATTCCTAAGTAACTTAGCTATGCGGAAAATCGCTCTTTATTTAAGAAAATATTTAAGTTTTATGGCTTGCTTTGCGATAAAAAGTAAGTATAATATTAACCAATGGTCAAGAAAGGTCAAAACATTTCTTGGTGAAACTATTTAGGAGGTATTAAATTCAGATGCAATGTCAATACTGTCATCAAAATCCAGCCACGATTCATCTTCAAATGAATTTTAATGGGCAACGGATTCAAATAGACCTCTGCCAAAATTGTTATCAAAAATTACAAAATCTACAAACAGATATGATGAATGGAGGTAACGGAATGAATAATTTCGGTTTTGGAAGCCTCGAAGACTTCATGAACGCAATGAACAATATGCAAAGCCAAGCTGCTGGTGCTAATGGTCAAAACATGAACGGCCAAGCCCAACGACAAGGTGGCGGCCGGAATGGAAAAGGAATCCTTGGGCAATATGGGATTAACCTTACTGATCTTGCTCGCCAAGGTAAAATCGACCCAGTCATTGGTCGCGACAACGAAATTAAACGAGTAATTGAAATTTTAAATCGTCGGACTAAGAATAACCCAGTCTTGATTGGTGAAGCTGGAGTTGGTAAGACCGCCGTTGTCGAAGGCCTAGCTCAAGCAATCGTTAGCGGCCAAGTTCCTGAAAAGCTTGCTAACAAGGAAATTATCCGACTCGATGTTGTTTCCTTAGTTCAAGGAACAGGAATTCGGGGACAATTTGAAAAACGAATGCAACAATTAATGGAAGAAGTTCGTAAGAATAAGAACATCATCCTCTTTATTGACGAAATCCATGAAATCATGGGTGCGGGAAATGCTGAAGGCGGGATGGACGCTGGAAATGTTCTTAAGCCAGCTCTTGCCCGTGGTGACTTCCAATTAGTTGGTGCCACTACTCTTAATGAGTACCGGAAGATCGAAAAGGATGCTGCTCTTGCACGGCGATTCCAACCAGTTGAAGTTGATGAACCATCCGTTGAAGAAACAATTCGTATCTTAAACGGGATCAAAAGTCGTTATCAAGATTACCATCACGTTAAGTACACAGATGACGCAATTGTAGCAGCTGCTAAACTTTCTGACCGCTACATTCAAGATCGTTACTTACCTGACAAGGCCATCGACTTACTTGATGAAGCGGGATCAAAGAAGAACTTAACCCTTAAAAACGTGGATCCAAACGCAATCGAAAATGAAATCCACACAGCTGAAGCCCACAAGCAACAAGCAGCTGATAACCAAGACTATGAAAAAGCAGCTTTCTACCGCGATCAAGTTGCTAAGCTTGAAAGGGCAAAGAAGGAAGCTGAAGAAAACCATACTGAAGATTCTGCAACTGTTACTGTCAAGGATATGCAGAAAATCGTTGAAGAACGAACGAACATTCCAGTTGGTGACCTGCAAAAGCAAGAAGAAAACCAACTTCGCGACCTTGATAAGAAGCTTGACGAACATGTGATTGGTCAAACCCAAGCAGTGGACAAGGTTGCTCGTGCCATTCGTCGTAACCGGATTGGTTTGAACAAGTCTGGGCGCCCAATCGGTAGTTTCCTCTTTGTTGGTCCTACGGGGGTTGGTAAAACTGAAACTGCTAAGCAACTTGCTCTCCAATTATTTGGTTCTAAAGATGCCATGATTCGGTTCGATATGTCCGAATACATGGACAAGACTTCTACTTCTAAATTAATCGGGGCTGCTCCTGGTTATGTTGGTTATGAAGAAGCTGGTCAGTTGACTGAACAAGTACGGCGGCACCCTTACAGCTTGATCTTACTTGATGAAGTTGAAAAGGCGCACCCAGATGTTATGCACATGTTCTTACAAATTCTTGATGATGGTCGTTTAACTGATTCTCAAGGACGCACTGTTAGTTTCAAGGATACAATTATTATCATGACATCTAATGCCGGAACTGGTGATTCAGAAGCAAGTGTTGGTTTTGGGGCTGAGTCTAACGGCAGTACCCACTCCATCATTGATAAGTTGACAAACTACTTCAAGCCAGAATTCTTAAACCGGTTTGATGACATTGTTCAATTCAATGCCCTCTCTAAGGATGACTTGATGAAGATTGTTAGCCTAATGATTGACGATGTTAACAACATGCTTGCTGATAAAAACTTGCACATCGAAGTCACTACCGATGTTGAAGAAAAATTAGTTGACATGGGCTTTGATCCAAAGATGGGTGCTCGTCCTCTTCGCCGGGTAATCCAAGAACAAATTGAAGACCGGATTGCTGATTACGTTCTTGACCACAGTGACGCTCATAAGTTAGTTGCTAAACTTGATAATAATGGGAACATTGTTGTCGAAGAAACTGAAGCAGTACCAACAATTGCTAAAAAATAATTGAGTAATCGAGTAGGAGATAATTGATTAGTTCAATTATCGACCTCTCACACCACCGTACGTACGGTTCCGTATACGGCGGTTCGACAACTTAATCACATTGAATTGACTGGAGCGTCTTGGACATATTCATAAGTCCGAGTTGTTCCAGTTTTCTATTAGGGACTGTCTGAAAACTAAAAATTCAGGTATAATCTGAGGAAAAACGAAT
This region includes:
- a CDS encoding lysylphosphatidylglycerol synthase transmembrane domain-containing protein, whose amino-acid sequence is MSRRNWLVLSIMLIIGIGILGYSLRNSNIHLLLQDVSAINWGWMLVALGCICLYLGLEAVVVKIFMNDRHDGFTWKDALRLPLIEQLFNGITPFSTGGQPAQLVAMIQSGVDGGLASSVLLMKFVVFQAMIVVNFLISLLIGFHFITEKLHALSLLVIFGFLIHLAVIVGLLMVMYWYSFTKKLMNLVIKPAAIFMKANRYEHMKVVLNEKVDTFYQESLRMKQDYKKLLKVCVVTIFQLFFYYAIPYFIMLALGIDHINFVMVLSLHVLIFMIISLFPIPGGAGGAEYSFSVLFASFIHSNTKLVLAMILWRLLTYYFGMFAGIVAVFIKPDKVKR
- a CDS encoding glycosyltransferase family 4 protein; this translates as MIKITMFSSADKVAGQGVGSAYLELINLLRNQCSDKFEIEINRYGKSQISHYHTIDPLFYLSTFSKKRGRKIGYVHFLPETLEGSLTIPQPFRGLFYHYIIAFYKRMDQLVVVNPSFIKQLVAYGIPEKKIAYIPNFVDNDRFHPYSAVKRTALRKKNGIAADKFVVLGSGQVQERKGVPDFIRLARQNPDVEFFWAGGFSFGRLTDGYSELKKVVDNPLANLHFTGIVSRDKIAELNNLADLFLLPSYNELFPMSVLEAFSCGTPVMLRDLDLYHSIIEGDYEPAKDVNEMQMKLTLLRNDPARLAHWQNQAQRAAKEYSKEHLADVWTKFYQEQARKGDA
- a CDS encoding glycosyltransferase family 4 protein, translated to MNIGIFTDTYFPQVSGVATSIKTLRDELIVQGHHVYIFTTTDPKAKHDDVENGIYRFASIPFVSFSDRRIAVRGVFRAIKLAKKFQLDIVHNQTEFALGVMGKTVAKHLHIPCLHTYHTMYQDYLHYIANGHILKPNDVARLAHLYLKNISGIIAPSDRVLDTLTSYHVESPIRVIPTGINLRVYSKRDSAEEIANLRAKLGYGEETPVLLSLSRLAYEKNIHSLIEAMPDILAHKPDAQLLIVGDGPARHTLERQVREMQLNDNISFAGEISNDEVYHYYQMADVFVSASDSESQGLTYDEALASDLPIVVMRSEYTDQLIDDPAIGISFQKRADLVNGVLFYLNQPKNSESRLRRQQKLHEISAEVFVEKVVQFYEDCQRDMAVHDELNQAEKSHRLFHRPRS
- the ptsP gene encoding phosphoenolpyruvate--protein phosphotransferase translates to MSILLTGLAASSGITIAPAHLLVESDLSIKKQHTADENHEVARLHDSFTLSKAELQHLSKRAHELLGQRAVTIIDTQIAILDDPTLQKKIIDRINSHHDTAEWAVKRVEDYYLSIFERKNDNEYLYARATALRDVTKRVLSHLLNVPLPDPGLLDHRAIFVANNITPTDTAQFDKRYVAGVVTTNGGRTSHFTIMSKTLSLPAVVGVKDATAIIHDGDLLIVDGIHGKVIVNPTNEEVEHYRLLAGKFIQEQQKWGALKDKQTVSADGRRFEVGANVGTFADVIDAQEDGAEGIGLLRTEFLYMSKDELPTEEQQFNAYKRFVSAMNEQRVVARTLDIGGDKKLGMVALPHEDNPYLGFRAIRIGLARPEILRPQLRALLRASVYGRLAIMFPMIATIEEFQAARAILDEEKEKLEQAGIQVAKNIEVGMMLEIPAVAVMAEHFAKYVDFFSIGSNDLIQYLFAVDRGNQQVAYLYQELHPAVLRMVRQVIEAAHAEGKWVGMCGEMANNAYAVPLLMAMGLDEFSMSSGQILRVRSLINQLNTRKLQPLVHRAIHAETAAAVQKLVEKYVPQVKL
- a CDS encoding phosphocarrier protein HPr, which codes for MEKREFTITSETGIHARPATILVQAASKFSSDITLSYEGKSVNLKSIMGVMSLGVGQNAKVTITANGDDEKEALDTVAETMKKEGLTD
- a CDS encoding ATP-dependent Clp protease ATP-binding subunit is translated as MQCQYCHQNPATIHLQMNFNGQRIQIDLCQNCYQKLQNLQTDMMNGGNGMNNFGFGSLEDFMNAMNNMQSQAAGANGQNMNGQAQRQGGGRNGKGILGQYGINLTDLARQGKIDPVIGRDNEIKRVIEILNRRTKNNPVLIGEAGVGKTAVVEGLAQAIVSGQVPEKLANKEIIRLDVVSLVQGTGIRGQFEKRMQQLMEEVRKNKNIILFIDEIHEIMGAGNAEGGMDAGNVLKPALARGDFQLVGATTLNEYRKIEKDAALARRFQPVEVDEPSVEETIRILNGIKSRYQDYHHVKYTDDAIVAAAKLSDRYIQDRYLPDKAIDLLDEAGSKKNLTLKNVDPNAIENEIHTAEAHKQQAADNQDYEKAAFYRDQVAKLERAKKEAEENHTEDSATVTVKDMQKIVEERTNIPVGDLQKQEENQLRDLDKKLDEHVIGQTQAVDKVARAIRRNRIGLNKSGRPIGSFLFVGPTGVGKTETAKQLALQLFGSKDAMIRFDMSEYMDKTSTSKLIGAAPGYVGYEEAGQLTEQVRRHPYSLILLDEVEKAHPDVMHMFLQILDDGRLTDSQGRTVSFKDTIIIMTSNAGTGDSEASVGFGAESNGSTHSIIDKLTNYFKPEFLNRFDDIVQFNALSKDDLMKIVSLMIDDVNNMLADKNLHIEVTTDVEEKLVDMGFDPKMGARPLRRVIQEQIEDRIADYVLDHSDAHKLVAKLDNNGNIVVEETEAVPTIAKK